The Spirosoma sp. SC4-14 DNA window CGGGTAAGATCGACGCGGTTGAACGTGCGCTGGCCATTTTCCTCGCGAATAATCAGGACATTATTCCGTCGGCCATATATCGTAATATCACCAGCCAGTCCCAGAGCTGCCGGTAGTGATATCTGTTCGTTTGGAATCGAAAACAGCGAGGGGCGGGCCACTTCGCCAGATACCGAAATCTGAAAATTAAGGTTTCTTACATTAACAGTTGGTTCTTTCAAATAATCGAGCAACTTCTGGCGAATCTCCTTTGCTGCCTGGGTGTTTGTCAGGCCTCGAACAGTTTGTTTTCCAATTAGTGGAAGCTCAATCTGCCCTTCTTCATCCACCAGATAGCCTGGCGTATATTGTATGGGTGTTGTTGGGGCAATTGAACTGGGTGAACCCGCGCGTTCCGATGTGGCAATGACAGCATATGGATTAAAGAAGGCCGTTGCTTCGGGGCTTAGGCTACTTACCTGCACCGAAAGTACATCGCCCGATTTAATAATTGGTATAAAGCGTGGGGCCAAAGCAATGGTGTCGTGTCCACCTTCAGTTTTCTGATATAGTGCCAGTTGTTTGCTGGATATGCAACTCCCTGCCAAGAGACTTAAACTAATAAACCAATATCCTGTATAGGCGCGCAGTACGCGTAACTTCATAACGAATTGTCAATTAGCAATTGAAATAAAACCTGAAAAAGAGTACCGACGCCCCTTATGAGCTATCTGTGCAGAAAAAAGACGATGAACTTACAGATGAATGTCCATGAAGAAATTGCTTACCAAGCCATCTGATGGCTTACATCCTGCGTAGCTGTTTCGTCGATATTTCTTTCCGAAAATTCTGTCAATAAAGTTTAGAATACGCGTTAAGAATATGTCATATGTGTCCCGGTTTAGATAGAAGAATAGACAAAATTATTAAAAAAACATTAGAAAAAGGTTTATTGATAGGTAAATTTTATTTAAAAAACAGTATATATAATTTGTAGAATATATTTAGTTTGTAGGCGATATGGGTGTATAGGATATACTAGATATTCGGGTAATTAGCGCTGAAAAGCAACTGACACAGTAGTAAACCAATGCGGTTTTTGGGAGCCGGTTAATCCTATTGAAAAAGCAGGAAAAGCAACGGCAACGAAGCATTTTTGGTGCTCTGGCAACTGTAAGCTAAAATTGATGGTAGCGTATGAACGCCAGACTAGCTGAAAAGCAGCGATTGGCACCTTGTAATAAACGTTCGCCAGAGAAAAAAGAAAGGGGGGCAGGAAAGAGGAACAGGCCAACAATAGAAGATCGGCTACTACCTCTAAGCTAGTCTGATGTAATCTGCTTTTCAACGCTAGCAGGTCAGGCTGGATTGAAGAAGATCGGCATTAGTGAAATAATAATGATTTGAACTTAATCAAAAGCAAGATAAGAAGCCAGGTGTCAGCCTAATAAATAAGCTGCACGATTCTTTATTATGCTGACACCTGGGCGGTTGCTGACTGCGTAATGGTCGGATAGTTAGAGCACAATTGTTGAACGAATTGGTGTGCTGTTGATACGCAATCTGTATAGACTGTTGTACTTACAACACACCAGAACTTGATAGTGCTACATTGATTATTTTCTGGGGGGGCTGGCCGTCATATAAAAGGTTAGTTTTCCTCCCTTCATAATATCAGAATGAGAAATTGTTGGCTGGGTGAGCAATTTTCCGTTCAGAAGTGCTTTTTGTACATATATATTTTTATCGCTCTGATTAACTGCTTCAATCGTAAAAACCCGACCATTTTCGAGCTGTAAGTGGGCACTTTTTACTGAAGGACTTCCTAATGAGTAGTCTTCTGACCCAGGTGCAACCGGATAAAAACCCATTGAGGAGAACATATACCACGCACTCATCTGACCGCAGTCGTCATTGCCTCCCAAACCGTCGGGTGTGGGTTTATACTGCCTGTTGAGAATCATGCGGACGCGCTCCTGGGTTTTCCAGGGTTGGCCTGCCCAATTGTATAGATAGGCAACGTGATGAGCGGGTTCATTGCCATGAATATAGCCGCCAATAATTCCTTCGCGCGTGATGTCTTCGGTTTCGGCAAAAAACTTGTCGGGCAGATTCATGGCGAAGAGGGTGTCGAGTCGGGCGGCAAATGTCCTGGGCCCTCCCATATACTGAATTAGTGTGGCTGGGTCCTGTGGAACAAAAAAGCTAAAGTTCCAGGAGTTGCCTTCGATAAAGCCCTGTCCGTGGGTGCTATATACATCGAACTCTTTTTTGAAACTGCCATCGGCCAGACGTGGGCGCATGAAACCAATCGATTTGTCGAAGACATTTTGCCAGTTTTCAGCACGTTTCCGGTACGTTTCATACACATCAGGCCGATTTAGCTTTTTGGCTAATTGGGCAATACACCAGTCATCATAAGCATATTCGAGCGTATTGGAGACGGATGTGCCGTTGGCTGTTGATGGGATATAGCCCCGGTCGATATAGTCGCCAATACCTTCATAATCGCGATGGTTTGCGGTGGCGATGCAGGCATCCAGCGCTTTTTGGGCGTCACCTGTGTAAACTCCTTTAATGATGGCATCGGCCAGGACCGATACGCTGTGATAGCCACTCATACACCAGTTTTCATTGGCATAGTGCGACCAGATCGGCAGCATTTTTAACGTACTCTGATCGTAATGCTTCAGCATGGATTGTACCATGTCGTTGTTGCGACTGGGCTGAATCAGGTTGAAAAATGGGTGCAATGCCCGATAAGTATCCCAGAGCGAAAATGTGGTGTAATTGGTGAAGCCAGTTGCCTGATGAATACCCTGATCCAGACCCTTGTACTGGCCATTGGTGTCCATATAGGTTGTTGGGTTCACAAAAGCATGGTAGAGCGAGGTATAAAAATTGATCTTGTCGGGTTCCGACGCGTCAATCAGGATTTTGTTTAGCTCCCGGTTCCAATCGGCCTGCGCTTTAGCTTTTATCTGATCAAAGTTCCAGTGTGGAATTTCGGCCTGCATATTGGCCAGGGCATTTTCCTGACTCACGGGCGATAAGGCCATTTTTAGCTTTACCTGTTCACCCTCATTTGTATCGAAATCGAAATACATCCGAATGCGTTTGCCCGCTATTTCCGGGAAATTTCGGGTCTGGTCGAATTTGCGCCAGAATCCCTTATAAACCTGTGGCTTATCGAGGGTTTTCTGTCCGTATGATTTAAACGGTTTGGAGAACGACAGCGCAAAATAAACCGTCCGGGTGCGGGCCCAGCCGTTGGTTTGCCGGAAACCGGTAATGAGGGTGTCGTTTATGACACGTACAAATGTCCAGACAACTTTATCGTCGTAGTTGTAGATGCCATGCGCCAGATCCAGAATAATGTGCGACTGATCGGATTTGGGAAAGGTGTACTGATGGAAGCCAACCCGATTGGAGGCCGTAAGTTCAGCCAGAATAGCGTGATCGTCGAGCTTGACTTTATAATAACCTGCTTCGGCTACTTCATTCGTATGCGAAAAGGCCGATCGGTAGCCGCTTTTTGGATCGGATGCCACACCTGGATTTAACTGTAGCATACCCTGCGTTGGCATGATCAGGAAATCTCCCAAATCGGAGTGGCCTGTGCCGCTAAAATGCGTATGACTAAAACCAACAATAGTTTTGTCTTCGTATTTATAACCTGCGCAATAGTTATAAACGTTACCGTTATACTTGCCGTTGAACTCGTAGGATAAGGTATCGGAATCGGGGCTCAGTTGTACGGCTCCGAAAGGAACTGTAGCACCTGGAAAAGTATGCCCCATTTTTTCGGTACCGATTAGCGGATGGACATAGGGAACCAGATTCTGTTGGGCGAAGGAAAGAAAAACAAGAAACTGAAAAAGGATAGTAAGGCTAACTTTTGTCATTTTTTGAGGAGATACTCATTAACGAACAATCAAAGGCTAAAAGGTACGAAATCATGGGATAAACGCCTATTTTAGATGAGCAATAATGCCCACTGGCTCGCTTTATGAACCAATGCAGTGTGCCTTTGTGCAGTATTGTTTGCAAACCACATTTAGGTTACTATTTTAGTGCGGCTATCCTGCGAACAAACGAACAGAACCGAAAATGGGTCTTACATTACTGAAACTTGTTAGTTGGCATTGAGTACTGGTATCAGGGGCCTGTTTAGCTTTCCCCATCACCAGAGGCTACTGTCGTTTGTCTGTTTATTATGAAATATTACGCTCCTGCTATTACCTCCCTGTTTCTGTGCCTGTTATTGACAAGTCTATGGAATTGTAAGGATGCTCCTTTGCCCGACCCGGTTTTGGGCGGAGGTACTGGTACCCCTAACCCGCCACCAGTTGTGGTGCCACCAGCGATCCCTGTTTCATCGAGTACGGTTGGCCCCTTCACCTATACAGTTCCTGCGGAGACGGCCAACTGGCTAAGTTATAATTCGAATCAGGTACCGCATGGAGCCATTGGGGCTACTACGGTTCAGGAGTCGTCTACGCTACGGCTGGAGGTTCGGAAAGAGTATGGAGGATCAATTCAGATTTATGATAAAGTAACAGGACAGTATCTGATCAATTTTTATGATAAAGGACGGGAGTCGGGTATGGGATCTTATGCCGGGCCGCGTTCATTTGCCGACGATTCGCCCCGCTGGAAAGGCATTGGCTACAATCCGTTGCAGGCCGGTGACGACGGGGGAAATCCGTCGCCAGTATTGTTTCATGGACTCATCAACGGATATATCTATACCAAAACTCAATGTCTGTCGTGGCCTCATCAGAATGCCCGTTTGTTACCATTCTTTTATGAGCAGTGGGTTCGGCTCGATGAAAATAAAGTGTACGTAAAAGTACGACTCACTCAACAACGTCCCGACAAAACGTTCTATACGTTTGAAGAACAGGAGTGGCCGTTCATGATGATCAATGGTGCCCGATCGGTTCGCTTCTATAATGGCTCTGCCCCGTTTACCTATGGTCCTACCATTGCTTCTGATGGAGTGGAGCGAGTGCAGAACGGCCTGCCGATTTCTCAACAATCAAATTCATTTCAGATTACGGAGCCCTGGCAAGCCGTCGAAATCGGTTCGGGCCGGTTTATTGGGCTTTGTGCACCTATGTATTACCGCGTAAACTATAATGTGGCAGCTATCACTGCCAAGGATAACTGGGAAGGGGGCAATACAATAACCTATGTTGGTGGCCGGCTTTTCGATCCGTTGGACAGCGATAACACGATATATAAAGAATATACATTTGTGGTTGGCTCTGAAAACCAGATTCGGGAGTATGCGTATTCGCAGTCGCGCTCGGCTAAGCCCGACTTCATTTTCGATAAGGCGCATGGTCGTAATAGCTGGTATGTGTTCGATGGGGGGCATGACCAGAAAGAACCCTTTCAGACCGATAACTGGAAAGTGACCTACGATGGTCATATCGACAATGGCCCTTTAGATGCTCGGGGAACCAAACTAATGTCGCCAGCAGGGAGCTGGCGGGCAGCCGACATCGATACGCTCTATATTCAGATGGGTTATACTGGTCCCGAAAGCCAACTAAATCTGGTCTGGTTGCTGAATGGCCAAACCCCCGATGCGATAGACCCTAATTACCCGACCCAGAACGCTATTCGTTTTTGGCGGGGTGCACGCTCGGCCAACGATCAGTATGTGCCAATTCCAGTTATCAACGACGGTAAAATCCGGACCTATAAACTTCCCGTAAAAGGGCATCCGCAATGGATCGATGTGATTCAGCAGTTCGAAATTGCGCATCAGGCTGGCACTGCCGTTATTCAGCCCGGTGAAGTGGTAGAACTTGTTTATTTTGGGGCAACCAATCCCAATAGTTTATAAAGGCTTGGGTGCCCAGGCAACGTTGTGCCGGTTTTGCCGCTCTTTAGCCCGAACAGCATTTTTTTATCTGTTGCTACTCCACTATTTTTCTGTTTAAAACCATTCTCATGAACAAACGAATCGGGCTGTTGGTCGGGTTGACACTTTCGGTGGGTGTCGTACTGGCACAAAATAAGCCTAAGCCAGAAGATGTGCAGACATTCACACTCAAAAACGGCATGAAATTTCTGGTCCTCGAAGACCATTCTATTCCCAACGCTAACTTCTATACTTTCTGGAAAGTTGGTGCCCGCAATGAAGTACATGGTATTACGGGCCTGTCGCATTTTTTTGAGCACATGATGTTCAACGGTGCCAAAAAATACGGTCCTAAACAGTTCGACCGCGTCATGGAAGCCAACGGTGGCTCCAACAATGCCTACACAACCGAAAATACAACTGTTTATACTGACTGGTTTCAGAGTGGTGCCCTCGAAACAATTTTCGATCTGGAAGCCGACCGCATCCGCGACCTGGCAATTGATCCAAAAATGGTTCAGAGCGAGCGGGGCGTTGTATTGTCTGAACGTAGTACGGGGTTGGAAAATAGTAACTATCGGGTTATCAACGAACTGGTGAAGTCGGTAGCTTTTGTCGAACATCCATATATGTTTCCGGTCATTGGCTTTGAGTCGGATATTAAAAAATGGACACAGGCCGATCTGGAAAAATACTTCAAGACCTACTACTCGCCCAATAATGCTGTTGCGGTGGTTGTAGGCGACGTATCGGCTGCTCAGGTCAGAAAACTGGCTGAACACTATATTGAGCCTATTCCGGCGCAAAAACTTCCCGATAGCCTGCGTACAGTTGAACCACTGCAGAATGGGGAGCGACGGGTAACAACTTATAAAGACATTGCAACGCCCAATATTTTGCTGGCCTATCATACGCCCGAAGCCCGGCATCCCGACTATTATGCGCTCGATCTGCTGAGTGGTGTGCTGAGTTCGGGGAATTCGTCGCGACTGGTAAAGTCGCTCGTGCTCGATTCAACCATTGCGTCGCGGGTGTTCACTAACTTCAGCGAGTCGTTCGATCCCAATCTGTTCTACGTATATGCGATTGCGGCCAGCAACGTATCGGCCGAGCAACTGGAACGTTCGGTTGAATATCAGATCGAAAAGATTGTCAATGAAGGTATTACGGATACGGAACTGCAAAAACTGAAGAACCAGAAACTGATGGAGTTTTACCATACCATGGAAAGTATCAATGGTAAAGCAAACTCGCTCGGGACGTATGAATTGTTTTTCGGTGATTACAAAAAACTCTACGAGGCTCCCTCGCTTTATGAGAAGGTGACGAAGGAAGATGTGCAGCGGGTGGCAAAAACGTACCTCAATGCCCGTAACCGAACCGTAGGTTATCTGCTACCTCAGCCCAAAGAAAATCCGGTAAAAAATAACTAGCTCTACATATCTTTTAAGACCAAAAAAGTTTCACAAACCTTTTGGTCTGGTTTGTACTGCATTTTATCAAGACATTAAAAATGAGATATATAACTTCTGTTTGCATAACCTTACTCATTGCCGGAACGGCATTGGCACAAACCTTTAAAGTGCCGCCATATCAGAAATTTAAGCTCAAAAATGGATTGACAGTGTACCTCATGGAGCAACATGAAGTGCCTTTGATCAACGTATCGGCGGTGTTCGATGCGGGCGCGGTACAGGATGGTAATCGCTACGGACTGGCCAACATGACGGCCGATGCGTTGCTGTTCGGTAGTTCAAACTATACGAAAGCACAACTTGAGGAAAAAGCCGAATACGTTGGGGCAAATGTCGACACCTATGCGGGCAAAGAAGTAGCCAAACTAACGGCTTCGTTCGCCGTAAAAGACCAGGATTTGCTCTTCGCTATTATTCAGGATGTGATGACAAAACCAACTTTCGATCAGGTCGAATTTGATAAATACAAACAGCGTCTCTTGCTGCAGCTAACCCAGCAGAAAGAAAGCCCCCGTGGTGTGGTTACGTCGTATTTCAATCGGTTTGTGTTTGATAACCACCCGTATGCTAACCCCACTACGGGTACGCCATCGGCTGTGTCGGCCATTACGGCTAATGATGTTCGGCAGTTTTACCGGAAAAACTATACAACCGACCGGGCCGCCATTGCTGTTGTGGGCGATTTCAATACGGCCGATATGAAAAAACGCATGACGGACTTGTTCGGAAGCTGGAAAACGGCGTCGGCAACATCGCCCAAACTCGTGGAACCAACCGTTGCATTCGACAAAAACCGTGTTCTGCTGGTTAATAAAGACGATGCCCGCGAAACAACGTTTCTGATTGGGGGTAAAGGTATCACCCAGAATAATCCCGACTATATTCCGGTCGTGGTGGTCAATACTATTCTGGGTGGGCGGTTTACATCGTGGCTCAACGACGCACTCCGGGTAAATTCGGGGCTTACGTATGGCGCAAGCAGCCGATTTGCTACCATGCGCAACAGCGGTACGTTTGCGGTTTCGTCGTTTACGAAGGGGAGTACGACCACGCAGGCAATCGATATGGCGTTGCAGGTGCTCGACAGCCTGCACCGAACCGGCATTGACGAAAAAACGCTGCTTTCGGCCAAAAACTACGTAAAAGCCGATTTTCCTCCCCGTTACGAGTCGGCCAGTGAGTTGGCCAATCTGCTTACCGATATGTTCAGCCTGGGTTTCGATGAATCGTTCATCAATAATTTCCAGAAGAACGTCGATGGCCTGACAGTAGCTAAAACCCGCCAGATTATCGACCAGTATTTCCCGAAAAACAATCTTCAGTTCGTGCTTATTGGTAAGGCCGATGCCATTCGGGAAAAAGTAAAGAAATACGGGACAATCACCGAAAAAGAAATAAAAGCCGACGGGTTTTAGAGGCTGAACACTGGTCATTGGTCATTAAAAAATAGGCTCCCAATGATCAACAGTGCTTTTTACTACAAAAATGCCACCGCAACGGCGACTCGGCGCTACGCGGTTACAAAGGTTTATGAAAAAGCCCTGTAATGACCAATGACTACTGGCCAATGTCCATTTTTGTCTATCTTTGCCCCCGCGTTTACGGTTTGCCCTTTGTCTGAAGGGTAATTAAAAGGGAACACCGGTGCAAATCCGGGGCTATTCCCGTAGCTGTAAGTTCTGTTACCAGCCAGCAGCAAAACGGCCACTGCCATTTGGTGGGAAGGCGCTGTTGGTAGAACAAGCCAGAAGACCTGCCTTAAACGAATTCATGATTCGAGCTTTCGGGAAAAAAGCCGTAGATGAAAGACAGGTTTCGGTGAGGTGGCATAGCTGCCTGTGCAGTCACAAACGG harbors:
- a CDS encoding polysaccharide biosynthesis/export family protein; this translates as MKLRVLRAYTGYWFISLSLLAGSCISSKQLALYQKTEGGHDTIALAPRFIPIIKSGDVLSVQVSSLSPEATAFFNPYAVIATSERAGSPSSIAPTTPIQYTPGYLVDEEGQIELPLIGKQTVRGLTNTQAAKEIRQKLLDYLKEPTVNVRNLNFQISVSGEVARPSLFSIPNEQISLPAALGLAGDITIYGRRNNVLIIREENGQRTFNRVDLTRRDVFKSPYYYLRPNDIVYVEPGSARVASADRIYQVLPIIISGLSFIAIIISRF
- a CDS encoding GH92 family glycosyl hydrolase, with the translated sequence MTKVSLTILFQFLVFLSFAQQNLVPYVHPLIGTEKMGHTFPGATVPFGAVQLSPDSDTLSYEFNGKYNGNVYNYCAGYKYEDKTIVGFSHTHFSGTGHSDLGDFLIMPTQGMLQLNPGVASDPKSGYRSAFSHTNEVAEAGYYKVKLDDHAILAELTASNRVGFHQYTFPKSDQSHIILDLAHGIYNYDDKVVWTFVRVINDTLITGFRQTNGWARTRTVYFALSFSKPFKSYGQKTLDKPQVYKGFWRKFDQTRNFPEIAGKRIRMYFDFDTNEGEQVKLKMALSPVSQENALANMQAEIPHWNFDQIKAKAQADWNRELNKILIDASEPDKINFYTSLYHAFVNPTTYMDTNGQYKGLDQGIHQATGFTNYTTFSLWDTYRALHPFFNLIQPSRNNDMVQSMLKHYDQSTLKMLPIWSHYANENWCMSGYHSVSVLADAIIKGVYTGDAQKALDACIATANHRDYEGIGDYIDRGYIPSTANGTSVSNTLEYAYDDWCIAQLAKKLNRPDVYETYRKRAENWQNVFDKSIGFMRPRLADGSFKKEFDVYSTHGQGFIEGNSWNFSFFVPQDPATLIQYMGGPRTFAARLDTLFAMNLPDKFFAETEDITREGIIGGYIHGNEPAHHVAYLYNWAGQPWKTQERVRMILNRQYKPTPDGLGGNDDCGQMSAWYMFSSMGFYPVAPGSEDYSLGSPSVKSAHLQLENGRVFTIEAVNQSDKNIYVQKALLNGKLLTQPTISHSDIMKGGKLTFYMTASPPRK
- a CDS encoding pitrilysin family protein produces the protein MNKRIGLLVGLTLSVGVVLAQNKPKPEDVQTFTLKNGMKFLVLEDHSIPNANFYTFWKVGARNEVHGITGLSHFFEHMMFNGAKKYGPKQFDRVMEANGGSNNAYTTENTTVYTDWFQSGALETIFDLEADRIRDLAIDPKMVQSERGVVLSERSTGLENSNYRVINELVKSVAFVEHPYMFPVIGFESDIKKWTQADLEKYFKTYYSPNNAVAVVVGDVSAAQVRKLAEHYIEPIPAQKLPDSLRTVEPLQNGERRVTTYKDIATPNILLAYHTPEARHPDYYALDLLSGVLSSGNSSRLVKSLVLDSTIASRVFTNFSESFDPNLFYVYAIAASNVSAEQLERSVEYQIEKIVNEGITDTELQKLKNQKLMEFYHTMESINGKANSLGTYELFFGDYKKLYEAPSLYEKVTKEDVQRVAKTYLNARNRTVGYLLPQPKENPVKNN
- a CDS encoding pitrilysin family protein: MRYITSVCITLLIAGTALAQTFKVPPYQKFKLKNGLTVYLMEQHEVPLINVSAVFDAGAVQDGNRYGLANMTADALLFGSSNYTKAQLEEKAEYVGANVDTYAGKEVAKLTASFAVKDQDLLFAIIQDVMTKPTFDQVEFDKYKQRLLLQLTQQKESPRGVVTSYFNRFVFDNHPYANPTTGTPSAVSAITANDVRQFYRKNYTTDRAAIAVVGDFNTADMKKRMTDLFGSWKTASATSPKLVEPTVAFDKNRVLLVNKDDARETTFLIGGKGITQNNPDYIPVVVVNTILGGRFTSWLNDALRVNSGLTYGASSRFATMRNSGTFAVSSFTKGSTTTQAIDMALQVLDSLHRTGIDEKTLLSAKNYVKADFPPRYESASELANLLTDMFSLGFDESFINNFQKNVDGLTVAKTRQIIDQYFPKNNLQFVLIGKADAIREKVKKYGTITEKEIKADGF